A section of the Macadamia integrifolia cultivar HAES 741 chromosome 9, SCU_Mint_v3, whole genome shotgun sequence genome encodes:
- the LOC122089039 gene encoding uncharacterized protein LOC122089039 codes for MGNAVPSCYKLKPKSWVRLVFWEGTIKLLAGNRVAGEVLFEYPDRIVCHAGSFYIGQPIPSLGIQDKLIEGETYFVLPIDRFASKVLSASALASFALSPNIAAPIDFDECPFQHIKEGNGRSSVRVCPEFISNILLGGGKEEFSNSRANSFLCSTPELQRHYERLVGSKGQTWAPRLDTISELQRPTIKFSQVMRLLRLERKF; via the coding sequence ATGGGGAATGCAGTGCCTTCTTGTTACAAGCTGAAACCAAAGTCATGGGTGAGGCTAGTCTTTTGGGAAGGAACAATTAAGCTTCTCGCCGGCAACCGGGTTGCCGGAGAAGTTTTATTTGAGTATCCAGACAGGATTGTTTGTCATGCTGGTTCCTTCTACATAGGTCAGCCAATACCTTCTCTAGGCATCCAAGATAAACTCATAGAAGGTGAAACCTACTTTGTACTTCCAATCGATCGGTTTGCATCCAAGGTGTTGTCAGCTTCTGCACTTGCCTCATTTGCTTTAAGTCCTAACATTGCTGCACCCATTGACTTTGATGAGTGTCCATTCCAACATATCAAGGAAGGGAATGGAAGATCATCTGTAAGGGTATGCCCAGAATTCATTTCGAATATTCTATTAGGAGGAGGCAAAGAGGAGTTTTCTAATAGCCGTGCAAACAGCTTCCTTTGTAGTACACCAGAGTTGCAGAGGCATTATGAACGGTTGGTTGGGTCTAAAGGGCAGACATGGGCCCCTAGGCTAGACACCATTTCTGAATTACAGAGGCCTACTATTAAATTCTCCCAGGTCATGAGGCTGTTGAGATTGGAGAGAAAATTCTGA